In Actinoplanes sp. NBC_00393, a single genomic region encodes these proteins:
- a CDS encoding response regulator transcription factor: MIRVFLLDDHEVVRRGLIDLLQASGDIEVVGESGSAQEATRRIPALRPDVAVLDGRLPDGSGIDVCRDVRAVDSSIKGLILTSYEDDEALFAAIMAGASGYVLKQIRGNDLVDAIRRVAEGQSLLDPAVTQRVLERIRNGVEQPRELAGLTDQERKILELVAEGLTNREIAARMFLAEKTVKNYVSSLLAKLGLERRTQAAVLATRLLGEHPH, translated from the coding sequence ATGATTCGCGTGTTCCTGCTCGACGACCACGAGGTGGTCCGCCGCGGCCTGATCGACCTGCTGCAGGCGAGTGGCGATATCGAAGTGGTCGGCGAGTCCGGCTCGGCGCAGGAGGCGACCCGCCGGATTCCGGCGCTGCGCCCCGACGTCGCCGTCCTCGACGGCCGGCTGCCGGACGGCAGCGGCATCGACGTGTGCCGCGACGTGCGCGCCGTCGACTCGTCGATCAAAGGCCTGATCCTCACTTCGTACGAGGACGACGAAGCCCTGTTCGCCGCGATCATGGCCGGAGCATCCGGCTACGTCTTGAAGCAGATCCGCGGCAACGACCTCGTGGATGCGATCCGCCGGGTCGCCGAAGGGCAGTCGCTGCTGGACCCGGCGGTCACCCAGCGCGTGCTCGAAAGGATCCGCAACGGCGTGGAACAGCCCCGGGAACTGGCCGGGCTGACCGACCAGGAACGCAAGATCCTCGAACTCGTCGCGGAAGGGCTGACCAACCGGGAGATCGCCGCCCGGATGTTCCTCGCCGAGAAGACGGTGAAGAACTACGTGTCCAGCCTGCTGGCGAAGCTGGGCCTGGAACGCCGCACCCAGGCAGCCGTGCTGGCCACTCGCCTACTCGGCGAGCATCCGCACTGA
- a CDS encoding flavodoxin domain-containing protein, which translates to MKALVVYESMFGNTATVARAVAAGLAGTFDVTLADVQDMPPVAGADLLVVGAPTHAFGMSRPSTRTDAAKQGDVRAGAQQTGIREYLDNTPELAGLPVAAFDTKVKMALLPGSAAGKALRRLRGLGGRPVLSAESFRVVGTAGPLVAGELERAQQWAQGIGAASPP; encoded by the coding sequence ATGAAAGCGCTAGTGGTCTACGAGTCCATGTTCGGCAACACCGCCACGGTGGCCCGCGCGGTTGCCGCCGGCCTCGCCGGCACCTTCGACGTCACCCTCGCCGACGTCCAGGACATGCCGCCGGTGGCTGGTGCCGACCTGCTCGTGGTCGGCGCGCCCACCCACGCCTTCGGGATGAGCCGGCCCAGTACCCGCACCGACGCAGCCAAACAGGGTGACGTACGCGCGGGCGCCCAGCAGACCGGCATCCGGGAGTATCTCGACAACACGCCGGAACTCGCCGGGCTGCCGGTGGCCGCCTTCGACACCAAAGTGAAGATGGCGTTGCTGCCCGGCTCGGCGGCCGGCAAGGCGCTGCGGCGGCTGCGCGGTCTCGGCGGCCGCCCGGTCCTGTCCGCGGAGAGTTTCCGGGTCGTCGGCACCGCTGGTCCGCTGGTCGCCGGCGAACTCGAACGCGCCCAGCAGTGGGCGCAAGGCATCGGCGCTGCAAGCCCGCCGTGA
- a CDS encoding acetate--CoA ligase family protein: MAIAVLEHAARTGAGVSTLVSLGDKADVSGNDLIAYWYDDPETRAVALYLESFGNPRKFARTVRALSRRKPVLALKSGRSVAGQRAGASHTAAAAAPAAAVDALFAQAGVIHTESLGELLDAARMLTDQPLPAGERLAVVSNAGGLNVLAADSAELAGLHLPTTGETAQDNPLDLGAGASPQQFAAAAEAAASGVDMLLLIVACTRANQPAEILAALGGVADQHPDLSVAAVVTGGTGLPNRLGARGAPVYDLPEPAVRALAHAASYASWRRRPLGGRAELTGIDRQRAQALVDKALEHGPGWQTYARTAEILAAYGIDVVPATLVRDAFAAAVAAGQIDGPVVLKSADPRLVHKSDTGRVRTGLRGPAAVREAFDTVAAAGRPGQGVLVQPHLNGPVELVAGLVHDPLFGSLVLLGHGGTSTDLLDDRALQQVPMTDLDSGRMWRSLRCAPLLTGYRGTPPVDTAALQDLLLRLSRLAEDHPEIAELDLNPVLAGPDGMHAVDAKLRLAPVGGEPDPVLRRLRDPG, encoded by the coding sequence GTGGCCATCGCCGTGCTGGAGCACGCGGCCCGCACTGGCGCTGGGGTGTCCACCCTGGTGTCGCTCGGCGACAAGGCCGATGTGAGCGGCAATGACCTGATCGCCTACTGGTACGACGACCCGGAGACCCGGGCGGTCGCCCTTTACCTGGAGTCGTTCGGCAACCCGCGCAAGTTCGCCCGTACCGTGAGGGCCTTGTCGCGCCGCAAGCCGGTGCTGGCCCTCAAGAGTGGCCGTTCGGTTGCCGGGCAGCGTGCCGGCGCCTCGCACACCGCGGCCGCCGCGGCCCCGGCAGCCGCCGTCGACGCCTTGTTCGCCCAGGCCGGTGTGATCCACACGGAGAGTCTCGGTGAGCTGCTGGACGCCGCCCGGATGCTTACCGATCAGCCGTTGCCCGCCGGCGAGCGGCTCGCGGTGGTGAGCAACGCCGGCGGCCTGAACGTCCTGGCCGCCGACTCCGCGGAGCTGGCCGGACTGCACCTGCCGACAACTGGCGAAACTGCGCAGGATAATCCGCTCGACCTGGGCGCTGGCGCCTCTCCGCAGCAGTTCGCCGCCGCAGCCGAGGCCGCCGCCAGCGGCGTCGACATGCTGCTGCTCATCGTGGCCTGCACCCGGGCAAACCAGCCCGCGGAAATCCTGGCCGCGCTCGGTGGCGTCGCTGACCAACACCCGGATCTGAGCGTCGCCGCGGTGGTGACCGGAGGCACCGGCCTGCCGAACCGGCTCGGCGCCCGTGGCGCACCCGTCTACGACCTACCGGAACCGGCCGTTCGCGCGCTCGCGCACGCCGCCTCGTACGCTTCCTGGCGGCGCCGGCCGCTGGGTGGCCGCGCCGAGCTGACCGGTATCGACCGGCAACGCGCACAAGCCCTTGTCGACAAGGCACTCGAACACGGACCCGGCTGGCAGACCTACGCCCGGACCGCGGAGATTCTCGCCGCGTACGGGATCGACGTCGTGCCCGCCACGCTCGTCCGTGACGCGTTCGCAGCCGCGGTGGCCGCCGGACAGATCGATGGTCCGGTCGTCCTGAAGTCGGCCGACCCGCGGCTGGTACACAAGAGCGACACCGGCCGGGTCCGCACCGGACTGAGGGGTCCGGCCGCCGTACGGGAAGCCTTCGACACGGTCGCCGCGGCCGGCCGCCCCGGCCAAGGCGTGCTGGTCCAGCCGCACCTGAACGGACCCGTCGAGCTGGTCGCCGGGCTGGTGCACGACCCGCTATTCGGATCGCTGGTGCTGCTCGGCCACGGCGGAACCTCGACCGACCTACTCGACGACCGGGCCCTGCAACAGGTTCCGATGACCGACCTGGACTCCGGCCGCATGTGGCGTTCGCTGCGCTGCGCCCCGCTGCTCACCGGCTACCGGGGAACCCCGCCAGTGGACACCGCCGCCCTGCAGGATCTGCTGCTGCGGCTGAGCCGGCTCGCCGAGGACCACCCCGAGATCGCCGAACTCGACCTCAACCCGGTGCTCGCCGGCCCGGACGGGATGCACGCGGTCGACGCCAAGCTACGGCTCGCACCCGTCGGCGGCGAACCCGACCCGGTGCTGCGGCGCCTGCGCGACCCGGGCTGA
- a CDS encoding GNAT family N-acetyltransferase, producing MTVPGRVVPGTDPVDALTADGGIVSIRSVTAADRSAVTALYEQASAASLHLRFFAQPSAATLSAEVSRLCRPESAHHVNVLAYEGDELVGVASAERFGDRPRSEFALLVADRHHGRGIGTLLLEHLAARCRRYGITELSGEVLPGNVGMLRVARDLSSQARHRFDRGVVDVTLQISNDGSTAAVVDERDRTAERASLRALLSPSSVAVVGAGHQIGGVGRETLQSLLDYGFTGPLYAVNGHGDAVGSVPGYRSLRDLPGPAELLVIVVPAEQVAGVLADGAAVGARAAVVLSAGFGEAGPDGRKRQAELVRRPAPTASAWWARTASGCTTPTRGSGSPRASPRRFRPAARWRLLLSPARWPSPCWSTRPALALGCPPWCRSATRPM from the coding sequence ATGACCGTGCCCGGCCGGGTGGTTCCCGGCACGGATCCGGTCGACGCGCTGACCGCCGACGGCGGCATCGTGTCGATCCGGTCTGTCACGGCCGCGGACCGCTCGGCCGTTACCGCGCTGTACGAGCAGGCGTCGGCGGCCAGCCTGCACCTGCGGTTCTTCGCCCAACCCAGCGCCGCCACGCTGAGCGCCGAGGTGAGTCGGTTGTGCCGGCCGGAGTCAGCGCACCACGTGAACGTGCTGGCCTACGAGGGCGACGAGCTCGTTGGCGTCGCCTCCGCCGAGCGGTTCGGCGACCGGCCGCGTTCCGAGTTCGCTCTGCTGGTCGCCGACCGGCACCACGGCCGCGGCATCGGCACCCTGCTGCTGGAACACCTCGCGGCCCGCTGTCGCCGGTACGGCATCACCGAACTCTCCGGCGAGGTGCTGCCCGGCAACGTCGGCATGCTGCGCGTCGCGCGGGACCTCAGCTCGCAGGCTCGGCACCGTTTCGACCGGGGCGTGGTCGACGTGACCTTGCAGATCAGTAATGACGGGAGCACCGCAGCGGTCGTTGACGAGCGGGACCGCACGGCGGAACGCGCCTCGCTGCGCGCGTTGCTCAGCCCGTCGTCGGTCGCCGTGGTGGGTGCCGGCCACCAGATTGGCGGTGTCGGCCGGGAAACCTTGCAGTCGCTGCTCGACTACGGGTTCACCGGTCCGCTATACGCGGTCAACGGCCACGGTGACGCGGTCGGTTCGGTACCCGGCTACCGCAGCCTGCGTGACCTGCCGGGCCCGGCGGAGCTGCTGGTCATCGTCGTGCCCGCCGAGCAGGTCGCGGGGGTGCTCGCCGACGGTGCCGCCGTCGGAGCGCGCGCGGCCGTCGTGCTCAGCGCCGGCTTCGGCGAGGCGGGTCCGGACGGCCGTAAACGGCAGGCCGAGCTGGTACGGCGGCCCGCTCCCACGGCATCCGCCTGGTGGGCCCGAACTGCCTCGGGGTGTACAACACCGACCCGCGGATCCGGCTCGCCGCGGGCTTCGCCCCGGCGCTTCCGGCCCGCGGCGCGTTGGCGGTTGCTGCTCAGTCCGGCGCGGTGGCCATCGCCGTGCTGGAGCACGCGGCCCGCACTGGCGCTGGGGTGTCCACCCTGGTGTCGCTCGGCGACAAGGCCGATGTGA
- a CDS encoding universal stress protein, producing MRTPAIVVAVDGTEPSRAAVRWAAREAELRKQPLLLTHVLDRDWAGTQYDVDGRHFETARRFGEGIAVRAAQEAATVASAIEMDTDVLTGDPAAQLIIASEGEDLLVLGSRGRGGFAGLHLGSVSQRVAMHADCPVVVVRGRTDAGKGPVAVGVDDNGSADRVLEAAFTAARARCTSLTAIRSYLPSVLVYSGHLPPAQVYSPEQDQAERANLTTQLAPWREKFPDVPVEILLSHDSAAAVLVGVSRGAQLVVVGSRGHGVIAGTLLGSTGLQLLHHADCPVLIVRPHGKRDSGR from the coding sequence ATGCGTACGCCAGCGATCGTCGTCGCAGTCGACGGCACCGAGCCCAGCCGGGCGGCAGTGCGTTGGGCCGCACGGGAGGCGGAACTGCGCAAGCAGCCGTTGCTGCTCACCCATGTCCTGGACCGGGATTGGGCGGGCACGCAGTACGACGTCGATGGCCGGCACTTCGAGACGGCCCGTAGGTTCGGTGAAGGCATCGCCGTGCGCGCGGCGCAGGAGGCGGCGACGGTCGCATCGGCGATCGAGATGGATACCGATGTTTTGACCGGCGACCCGGCGGCCCAGCTGATCATCGCCTCCGAAGGTGAGGACCTGCTGGTGCTCGGCAGCCGCGGCCGCGGCGGCTTCGCCGGCCTGCACCTCGGCTCGGTCAGTCAGCGGGTGGCCATGCATGCCGACTGCCCGGTCGTCGTGGTCCGCGGACGCACGGATGCCGGCAAGGGCCCGGTCGCGGTGGGCGTCGACGACAACGGCTCAGCCGATCGGGTCCTGGAAGCGGCGTTCACCGCGGCGCGGGCCCGCTGCACCTCGTTAACCGCGATCCGCTCATACCTGCCGTCCGTACTGGTCTACTCGGGGCATCTCCCGCCCGCTCAGGTGTATAGCCCGGAGCAGGACCAGGCCGAGCGGGCCAACCTGACCACGCAGCTGGCGCCGTGGCGCGAAAAGTTCCCCGACGTACCGGTGGAGATCCTGCTGTCGCACGACAGCGCCGCGGCGGTGTTGGTCGGCGTCTCCCGTGGCGCACAGCTGGTGGTGGTCGGCAGCCGCGGCCACGGCGTGATCGCCGGCACCCTGCTCGGCTCGACCGGTCTGCAACTGCTGCATCACGCCGACTGTCCGGTCCTGATCGTGCGGCCGCACGGCAAGCGGGACAGCGGGCGATGA
- a CDS encoding GGDEF domain-containing protein: MPATATAVTLTLSGWFLTSFVAIQELLAERDVLAARLHTMAFTDGLTGLANRALFLERLEDALRRGDSRVGVLIDLDDIKPVNDTYGHAAGDAVLMRTAERLRLSAGSAGVTARLGGDEFAVLIEQAQLGDLAAVADRIVEALGEPCRLEGGTEVRSTPASGAMAADDDRDASALLHRADGAMYAAKRSGKGSFELAHAA; this comes from the coding sequence GTGCCCGCCACCGCGACTGCGGTCACCCTAACGCTGTCCGGCTGGTTCCTCACGTCTTTCGTCGCCATCCAGGAACTGCTCGCTGAGCGTGACGTCCTGGCGGCCAGGCTGCACACCATGGCTTTCACGGACGGCCTCACCGGCCTTGCCAACCGGGCCTTGTTCCTCGAACGCCTCGAGGACGCGCTACGCCGAGGCGACAGTCGAGTGGGTGTGCTCATCGACCTCGACGACATCAAGCCGGTCAACGACACCTACGGGCATGCCGCGGGCGACGCGGTCCTGATGCGGACCGCAGAGCGGCTGCGGCTCAGTGCCGGCTCGGCCGGTGTGACCGCCCGTCTCGGCGGCGACGAGTTCGCGGTGCTGATCGAGCAGGCACAGCTTGGCGACCTCGCGGCCGTCGCCGACCGGATCGTCGAGGCGCTCGGTGAACCGTGCCGGCTCGAAGGCGGCACCGAGGTCCGGTCCACGCCAGCGTCGGGGGCGATGGCGGCCGACGACGACCGTGACGCCTCGGCCTTGTTGCACAGGGCCGACGGTGCCATGTACGCGGCCAAGCGTTCGGGCAAAGGTTCGTTCGAGCTAGCGCACGCCGCCTGA
- a CDS encoding universal stress protein has product MTTGTIIVATDGAESSLGAVAWAAREAERRHGVLRIVHAYERDWVKVRPGGGSDYVDIARQVAEGIVATARDRARQVAPGIAIQTNLLIGHAVPCLLEVSHGGDLFVVGSRGRGGFAGLLLGSVSASMATNASCPVVVVRGRTEGPIVAGVDENPAAEVVLEAAFAAAAEWNAPLLVIRAYPPAVPLWVAAAGVADVIDTSEQENDERARLDEQLAPWREKYSAVPVKAMVTREGAAAALVAASGKARLVVVGSRGHGRVSGALLGSVGLQLLHHAESPVLIVRHDDRAGA; this is encoded by the coding sequence ATGACGACCGGAACCATCATCGTCGCCACCGATGGCGCGGAATCCAGCCTCGGGGCCGTGGCATGGGCGGCTCGCGAAGCCGAGCGGCGCCATGGGGTGCTACGCATCGTGCACGCCTACGAACGGGACTGGGTGAAGGTACGCCCCGGCGGCGGCAGCGACTACGTCGACATCGCGCGTCAGGTCGCCGAGGGCATCGTCGCGACCGCCCGCGACCGAGCGCGGCAGGTCGCGCCCGGAATCGCCATCCAGACGAATCTGCTGATCGGGCATGCCGTGCCGTGTCTGCTGGAGGTTTCGCACGGCGGGGACCTGTTCGTGGTCGGCAGCCGCGGCCGGGGCGGGTTCGCCGGTCTGCTGCTCGGTTCGGTCAGCGCGAGCATGGCCACGAACGCTTCGTGCCCGGTCGTGGTCGTCCGTGGCCGTACCGAAGGACCGATCGTCGCGGGGGTTGACGAGAACCCGGCAGCGGAGGTGGTTCTCGAGGCCGCCTTCGCGGCGGCGGCCGAATGGAATGCGCCGCTGTTGGTGATACGCGCATACCCGCCGGCGGTCCCGCTTTGGGTGGCGGCCGCCGGCGTCGCTGACGTCATAGACACGTCCGAGCAGGAGAACGACGAACGCGCCCGGCTCGACGAGCAGCTCGCTCCGTGGCGGGAGAAGTACTCCGCCGTGCCGGTCAAGGCGATGGTGACGAGGGAGGGTGCGGCCGCGGCGCTGGTCGCGGCGTCGGGCAAGGCGCGCCTGGTCGTCGTCGGCAGCCGCGGCCACGGCAGGGTGAGCGGAGCCCTGCTCGGCTCGGTCGGGCTGCAACTGTTGCACCACGCCGAGAGTCCGGTCCTCATCGTGCGGCATGACGACAGGGCAGGTGCCTGA
- a CDS encoding aspartate:alanine exchanger family transporter — translation MILPPIDLLAANAVLLCAVVLGVGHLLGSVRVHGVALGVAAVFFVGLGLGALDERLRLPDFADQFGLALFVYLIGLASGPTFFAALRRRGLRDNAFVAGALAVAALIAVAAAAAFHLNSATAAGVFAGALVNVPALGGAQEALRAIAPAHAAALANDAAVGMSLTYGYGVVAMIGALVTYMMFVRVDFAREASENTHLATAPRKLVERTLRVTRGAGIDIHELTNELARDGEALLVRLRRGDRIQLAVSVATLHYGDLLSVVGTRAATRDLVARLGEKAGPALSLDRSTLDFRRITVSDPALVGRTVADLDLPRRYNALITRLRRGDHDLIATPTTRLLLGDRVRVVTSHDRMPAVTALLGDSDQSLTRVDFAGLTLGLAFGLLLGAVTVPLAGAATLRLGLAAGPLIAGLILGRIGRTGAITWHQPRSTILVLRQVGVALFFAGVGLKSGGALIHGFSDGGAWKMIAAGALVAAGTTVACIVGGRLLRMPLSWLMGVMAGIDTNPAVLTFAEDRAKNELPALAYSTVFPVAMVLKVLIAQLMIVLLHH, via the coding sequence GTGATCTTGCCTCCGATCGACCTACTGGCGGCCAATGCCGTCCTGCTGTGCGCAGTGGTCCTCGGCGTCGGGCACCTGCTCGGCAGCGTCCGGGTCCACGGCGTCGCACTGGGCGTCGCGGCTGTCTTCTTCGTTGGCCTCGGCCTCGGCGCCCTCGACGAACGGCTACGGCTGCCTGACTTCGCCGACCAGTTCGGGTTGGCTTTGTTCGTCTATCTCATCGGTCTGGCCAGCGGACCCACCTTCTTCGCCGCACTGCGCCGGCGCGGTCTGCGCGACAATGCCTTCGTCGCCGGAGCCCTCGCCGTCGCGGCACTGATCGCCGTCGCAGCCGCTGCCGCCTTCCACCTCAACTCGGCCACCGCCGCCGGGGTGTTCGCCGGCGCGCTGGTCAACGTGCCGGCGCTCGGCGGTGCCCAGGAGGCGCTGCGAGCCATCGCCCCCGCCCACGCGGCGGCCCTGGCCAACGACGCGGCAGTCGGAATGAGCCTGACCTATGGGTACGGCGTGGTCGCCATGATCGGTGCCCTCGTCACCTACATGATGTTCGTCCGGGTCGACTTCGCGCGCGAGGCCTCCGAGAACACGCACCTGGCTACTGCTCCGAGAAAACTGGTCGAACGAACCCTGCGCGTCACCCGAGGCGCCGGCATCGACATCCATGAGCTCACCAACGAACTGGCCCGCGACGGTGAGGCGCTACTGGTTCGGCTGCGACGCGGCGACCGCATCCAGCTGGCCGTATCGGTCGCCACCCTGCATTACGGTGACCTGTTGTCGGTCGTCGGTACCCGTGCAGCCACCAGGGATCTCGTCGCACGCCTCGGAGAGAAAGCCGGTCCGGCGCTGTCGCTGGACCGCAGCACCCTCGACTTCCGCCGGATCACGGTCTCCGATCCTGCGCTGGTCGGCAGGACCGTCGCTGACCTGGACCTGCCCCGCCGATACAATGCGCTCATCACCCGGTTGCGGCGTGGCGATCACGACCTGATCGCGACTCCCACCACCCGATTGCTTCTCGGCGACCGGGTGCGGGTGGTCACATCACACGACCGCATGCCCGCCGTGACGGCCTTGCTAGGCGACTCCGACCAGTCGCTGACCCGGGTGGACTTCGCTGGCCTCACCCTCGGTCTCGCGTTCGGCCTGCTGCTGGGCGCGGTCACGGTGCCACTTGCCGGTGCCGCGACACTGCGTCTCGGCCTAGCGGCAGGGCCGCTCATCGCGGGCCTGATCCTGGGCCGGATCGGACGGACCGGCGCGATCACCTGGCACCAGCCCCGATCGACGATCCTGGTCCTTCGGCAGGTCGGCGTCGCGCTGTTCTTCGCCGGCGTCGGACTCAAGTCCGGTGGCGCGCTCATCCACGGGTTCTCCGACGGTGGCGCCTGGAAGATGATCGCAGCCGGTGCGCTGGTGGCGGCCGGCACCACCGTCGCCTGCATCGTCGGGGGCAGGCTACTGCGCATGCCTCTCTCTTGGCTGATGGGTGTCATGGCCGGCATCGACACCAACCCGGCTGTGCTGACCTTCGCCGAAGACCGAGCCAAGAATGAGCTGCCGGCCCTGGCGTACTCGACGGTTTTCCCGGTCGCAATGGTTTTGAAGGTCCTCATCGCACAGCTGATGATTGTGCTGCTGCACCATTGA
- the pflB gene encoding formate C-acetyltransferase has product MSATVLGTTVAGLDPWRGFIGDGWRAGIAVRDFIQANYEPYTGDASFLAGPTARTRGIWDRLSAMFPAERERGIYDVDAVTPSTITSHKPGYIDQDSELIVGLQTDAPLRRAIIPNGGWRMVEGGLKAYGYAPDPAVAEIFTKYRKTHNAGVFDAYTPDILAARKSHLITGLPDAYGRGRIIGDYRRVALYGVDALIAAKQADKDACAAQPMTEDTVRRREELSEQIRALAELKQMAASYGYDISGPATTGREAIQWLYFAYLAAVKEQNGAAMSLGRTSTFIDIYLQRDIAEGRLTEEQAQELVDDFVIKLRIVRFLRTPEYDELFSGDPTWVTESIGGIGSDSRPLVTRTSFRYLQTLYNLGPAPEPNLTVFWSPQLPQGFKSFCAQVSIDTSAIQYESDELMRPRFGDDTAIACCVSAMAVGKQMQFFGARVNLAKTLLYAINGGRDENSGAQVGPQLPPLEGDVLDYEQVAERFDTMMEWLAATYVNALNIIHYMHDKYAYERIEMALHDTDILRTLACGIAGLSVATDSLSAIKHATVRPVRDERGLIVDYTVDGEFPTYGNNDDRADTIAAGLVESFMAKIRKHPTYRQAVHTQSVLTITSNVVYGKHTGNTPDGRRAGEPFAPGANPMNGRDKHGMVAAALSVAKLPYEHAQDGISLTTTVTPNGLGNSRHEQIRNLVGVLDGYTAVDGFHMNVNVLNRATLEDAMAHPENYPQLTIRVSGYAVNFVRLTKEQQADVISRTFHGAL; this is encoded by the coding sequence ATGAGCGCAACCGTCCTCGGCACCACCGTTGCCGGCCTGGACCCGTGGCGCGGGTTCATCGGTGACGGATGGCGGGCCGGCATCGCCGTGCGTGACTTCATTCAGGCCAACTACGAGCCGTACACCGGTGACGCGTCGTTCCTGGCCGGGCCGACCGCCCGGACTCGGGGGATCTGGGACAGGCTGTCGGCGATGTTTCCGGCCGAGCGTGAGCGCGGCATCTACGACGTCGACGCGGTCACCCCGTCGACGATCACCAGCCACAAGCCGGGCTACATCGACCAGGACAGCGAGCTGATCGTCGGGTTGCAGACCGACGCGCCGCTACGCCGCGCGATCATCCCGAACGGTGGCTGGCGGATGGTCGAGGGCGGCTTGAAGGCGTACGGTTACGCGCCCGACCCGGCCGTCGCGGAGATCTTCACCAAGTACCGCAAGACCCACAACGCTGGTGTGTTCGACGCCTACACCCCGGACATCCTGGCCGCCCGCAAGTCGCACCTCATCACCGGGCTGCCCGACGCGTACGGCCGGGGCCGGATCATCGGCGACTACCGGCGGGTCGCGCTCTACGGCGTCGACGCCCTGATCGCCGCGAAGCAGGCCGACAAGGACGCCTGCGCGGCGCAGCCGATGACCGAGGACACCGTGCGCAGGCGCGAAGAGCTGTCCGAGCAGATCCGGGCGCTGGCCGAGCTCAAGCAGATGGCGGCCTCGTACGGCTACGACATCTCCGGCCCGGCCACCACCGGCCGTGAGGCCATCCAGTGGCTGTACTTCGCCTACCTGGCCGCGGTGAAGGAGCAGAACGGCGCCGCGATGTCGCTGGGCCGCACCTCCACGTTCATCGACATCTACCTGCAACGCGACATCGCCGAGGGCCGGCTCACCGAGGAGCAGGCGCAGGAACTCGTCGACGACTTCGTGATCAAGCTGCGGATCGTACGGTTCCTGCGCACCCCGGAGTACGACGAGCTGTTCTCCGGCGACCCGACCTGGGTGACCGAGTCGATCGGCGGGATCGGCTCCGACAGCCGGCCGCTGGTCACCCGGACCAGCTTTCGCTACCTGCAGACCCTGTACAACCTAGGCCCCGCGCCGGAGCCGAACCTGACCGTCTTCTGGTCACCGCAGCTGCCGCAGGGCTTCAAGAGCTTCTGCGCCCAGGTGTCCATCGACACCAGCGCCATCCAGTACGAGTCCGACGAGCTGATGCGGCCCCGGTTCGGCGACGACACCGCGATCGCCTGCTGCGTGTCGGCGATGGCGGTCGGCAAGCAGATGCAGTTCTTCGGCGCCCGGGTGAACCTCGCCAAGACCCTGCTGTACGCGATCAACGGCGGCCGCGACGAGAACTCCGGCGCCCAGGTCGGCCCGCAGCTGCCGCCGCTGGAAGGCGACGTCCTCGACTACGAGCAGGTCGCCGAGCGGTTCGACACGATGATGGAGTGGCTGGCCGCCACCTACGTCAACGCGCTCAACATCATCCACTACATGCACGACAAGTACGCCTACGAGCGCATCGAGATGGCCCTGCACGACACCGACATCCTGCGCACCCTGGCCTGCGGCATTGCCGGCCTGTCGGTCGCCACCGACTCGCTGTCCGCGATCAAGCACGCCACCGTACGGCCGGTCCGTGACGAGCGTGGCCTGATCGTCGACTACACCGTCGACGGGGAGTTCCCGACCTACGGCAACAACGACGACCGCGCCGACACGATCGCGGCCGGGCTGGTCGAGTCGTTCATGGCGAAGATCCGCAAGCACCCGACCTACCGGCAGGCGGTGCACACCCAGTCGGTGCTGACGATCACCTCGAACGTCGTCTACGGCAAGCACACCGGCAACACCCCGGACGGCCGGCGCGCCGGCGAGCCGTTCGCGCCGGGCGCGAACCCGATGAACGGCCGCGACAAGCACGGCATGGTCGCCGCGGCGCTGTCGGTGGCGAAACTGCCGTACGAGCACGCCCAGGACGGCATCTCGCTGACCACCACGGTCACCCCGAACGGTCTCGGCAACAGCCGCCACGAGCAGATCCGCAACCTCGTCGGGGTGCTCGACGGATACACCGCGGTCGACGGCTTCCACATGAACGTCAACGTGCTGAACCGGGCCACCCTGGAAGACGCGATGGCGCACCCGGAGAACTACCCGCAGCTGACCATCCGGGTCTCCGGCTACGCGGTCAACTTCGTGCGGCTCACCAAGGAACAGCAGGCCGACGTCATCTCCCGCACCTTCCACGGCGCGCTGTGA